Proteins from a genomic interval of Candidatus Deferrimicrobium borealis:
- a CDS encoding branched-chain amino acid ABC transporter permease, whose amino-acid sequence MLKKPVLIPNAILYVVLVYGLPMGVTTRSSISLTNRLAGRLIRFPIAITVAVHLALLYTTLHLWAGISDYRTLVLKLTLIAVMLTLSLNVINGYMGEFSCSHPGFMALGAYCASVFTVGLFVDDQFFGAVFLPPALGPFLFPVALILGGFLASFGALFVAIPSFRTRGDYLAIISLAFLFIVKSLIENLEFVRGPRGLSGQPDWADLPTVFLWTVLCVWSINNFVRSTLGKALNAVRDNEMAASAMTVDTRRTKIVAFLFAAFWAGVAGGLFAHVLRYVNPSTFSIQNLAEVLAMVYFGGLNSVYGSIVGAVSISLLGEALRPLEIFKWIIIPLLLILVMIFRPTGLIAFKDLDVTSLLRPKQNPDGEV is encoded by the coding sequence ATGCTGAAGAAGCCCGTCCTGATCCCCAACGCGATCCTCTATGTGGTTCTGGTCTACGGCTTGCCGATGGGAGTCACGACACGTTCAAGCATCTCCCTGACAAACCGGCTTGCCGGCCGGCTTATCCGGTTCCCGATCGCGATCACGGTGGCCGTCCACCTTGCATTGCTTTACACAACCTTGCACCTGTGGGCGGGAATCAGCGACTACCGCACCCTCGTTCTCAAGCTCACCTTGATCGCCGTCATGCTCACCTTGAGCTTGAATGTGATCAACGGCTATATGGGCGAGTTCTCCTGTTCCCACCCCGGGTTCATGGCCCTGGGCGCATACTGCGCCTCGGTGTTCACCGTGGGCCTGTTTGTCGATGATCAATTCTTTGGGGCCGTTTTCCTCCCTCCGGCCCTGGGACCGTTCCTGTTTCCCGTTGCCCTGATCCTGGGAGGATTCCTGGCATCCTTCGGGGCCTTGTTCGTCGCGATTCCCTCCTTCCGGACGAGAGGGGATTACCTCGCGATTATTTCCCTGGCGTTCCTGTTCATCGTGAAGAGTTTGATCGAGAACCTCGAATTCGTCCGGGGACCACGGGGCTTGAGCGGGCAGCCGGATTGGGCCGACCTGCCCACGGTGTTCCTCTGGACCGTCCTCTGCGTATGGAGCATCAACAATTTTGTGCGCTCCACGCTCGGAAAGGCCCTCAACGCGGTGCGTGACAACGAAATGGCGGCCAGCGCCATGACGGTTGACACGAGACGCACCAAGATCGTGGCGTTTCTTTTCGCAGCCTTCTGGGCCGGCGTCGCGGGAGGGCTTTTTGCCCACGTGCTGCGCTACGTAAACCCGTCGACCTTCAGCATTCAAAACCTCGCCGAAGTCCTGGCGATGGTGTACTTCGGGGGGTTGAACTCCGTGTACGGTTCCATTGTCGGCGCCGTAAGCATCAGTCTCCTCGGTGAAGCCCTCCGGCCTCTGGAGATTTTCAAGTGGATCATCATTCCGCTCCTGCTCATCCTCGTGATGATCTTCCGCCCGACGGGCCTGATCGCGTTTAAAGACCTCGACGTCACGAGCCTTCTCCGGCCGAAACAGAATCCGGACGGGGAGGTGTGA
- a CDS encoding ABC transporter ATP-binding protein, whose product MPILRVHNMSHDFGGLRAVQDYAVEIEMGQIRGLIGPNGAGKTTIFNLLTGIYTPTEGDILLDGKRINGLPAHRIASMGISRTFQNLLLWRHMTVLEHVKMAHYSRIRYGLVGAFFGTTKRHKEEAEIEGKAYTLLEMMGIRHLSDQVVLNLPYGAQRRVEMARALATEPRILLLDEPTAGMNPEELGQIMEIIRRVHDELGLAVLLIEHRLKVVMELCERIQTLNFGEVIAEGTPEEIQNDPKVIDAYLGKESLI is encoded by the coding sequence ATGCCGATCCTTCGGGTTCATAACATGTCTCACGACTTCGGTGGATTGCGGGCCGTACAAGACTATGCCGTGGAGATCGAAATGGGTCAGATCCGGGGGTTGATCGGGCCGAATGGCGCAGGAAAGACCACCATCTTCAACCTCCTTACCGGCATCTACACGCCCACGGAAGGGGATATCCTGCTGGATGGCAAGAGAATCAACGGTCTCCCGGCTCACCGGATCGCCTCCATGGGCATCAGCAGGACCTTTCAGAACCTTCTCCTGTGGAGACACATGACCGTCCTCGAGCATGTGAAGATGGCCCACTACTCGAGAATCCGGTACGGATTGGTCGGGGCCTTCTTCGGTACGACGAAGCGCCACAAGGAAGAGGCGGAGATCGAAGGGAAAGCGTATACGCTCCTGGAAATGATGGGCATCCGCCACCTTTCGGATCAGGTAGTCCTCAACCTGCCGTACGGTGCCCAGAGAAGGGTGGAGATGGCCCGGGCGCTGGCAACGGAACCCAGGATTTTGCTGTTGGACGAGCCCACGGCGGGAATGAACCCGGAAGAGCTGGGTCAGATCATGGAGATCATCCGTCGGGTCCATGATGAGCTGGGGCTGGCGGTTCTCCTCATCGAGCACAGGCTGAAGGTCGTCATGGAGCTCTGCGAGAGGATCCAGACCCTGAACTTCGGTGAGGTCATCGCCGAGGGCACACCCGAAGAGATTCAAAACGACCCCAAGGTGATCGATGCCTATTTGGGCAAGGAGAGCCTGATCTGA
- a CDS encoding ABC transporter ATP-binding protein, protein MLLSVENLHVSYDNIKALHGLSFRIDEGEIVCIIGANGAGKSTTLRAISRLVPVEAGTKMTFMGRDLLKYPADKVVSELGISHVPEGRRLFDNLTILENLRLATFARRDGRAIGEDLDRVFSIFPRLFERQHQKAGTLSGGEQQMLAVGRAFMSGRKIMLLDEPSMGLAPLLMKSVFDSLKEINQEGTTILIVEQNARMALHFAGRGYVLENGRVVLEGSSEGLLANPQVKKAYLGG, encoded by the coding sequence ATGTTGCTGTCCGTGGAAAACCTGCACGTTTCCTACGACAATATCAAGGCCCTTCATGGGTTGAGCTTCCGGATCGACGAGGGGGAGATCGTGTGTATCATCGGCGCCAACGGAGCGGGGAAGAGCACCACCTTGCGAGCGATTTCCCGCCTCGTCCCTGTCGAAGCGGGGACGAAAATGACCTTCATGGGCCGGGACTTGCTCAAATATCCTGCCGACAAGGTGGTCAGCGAGCTCGGAATCTCCCATGTCCCCGAGGGAAGACGTCTGTTCGACAACCTGACGATCCTGGAGAACCTCCGGCTGGCCACCTTTGCAAGGAGGGACGGCAGAGCGATCGGGGAAGACCTGGACCGGGTATTCTCGATCTTCCCTCGGCTTTTCGAGCGGCAGCATCAGAAGGCCGGAACCCTGAGCGGCGGCGAGCAGCAGATGTTGGCCGTCGGCCGGGCATTTATGAGCGGCAGGAAAATCATGCTCCTGGATGAGCCCTCCATGGGGTTGGCTCCCTTGTTGATGAAGAGCGTGTTCGACTCGCTGAAGGAAATCAACCAGGAAGGAACCACCATTCTGATCGTCGAGCAGAATGCCCGCATGGCGCTTCATTTCGCCGGTCGTGGGTATGTACTGGAGAACGGCAGAGTCGTGCTCGAGGGCAGCTCCGAAGGACTTCTCGCCAACCCCCAAGTAAAAAAAGCCTATCTCGGGGGCTGA
- the lipA gene encoding lipoyl synthase, whose protein sequence is MMIARKPEWLRKQIRPAAHAEMERLLGELRLYTVCQEARCPNVTECFGQKQATFLILGTACTRLCTFCNVAKGAPLPADPGEPARLAAAVARLELAHVVITSPTRDDLPDGGAAFYAATVTAIRRLSPATRIELLVPDFQGSRSSIARIGDAGPDVIGHNLETVPRLYAIRPGSSYRRSLEVLTTAKELAPATPTKSGLMLGLGERLDEVRGALADLKEAGCSYISLGQYLAPSRRHPPVVDFISPETFGNLRREALQLGFAHVESGPYVRSSYHASDYAIGDR, encoded by the coding sequence ATGATGATCGCCAGGAAGCCCGAGTGGCTGCGGAAGCAGATCCGCCCTGCCGCACATGCCGAAATGGAGCGGCTGCTGGGTGAGCTTCGACTCTACACCGTGTGCCAGGAGGCGCGCTGTCCCAATGTCACGGAGTGCTTCGGACAGAAGCAGGCGACCTTTCTGATTCTTGGAACCGCCTGCACCCGGCTCTGCACCTTCTGCAACGTGGCAAAGGGTGCGCCGCTTCCGGCCGATCCTGGAGAGCCGGCGCGGCTGGCGGCAGCGGTTGCCCGCCTGGAACTTGCCCACGTGGTGATCACCAGCCCGACCCGCGACGACCTTCCTGATGGCGGGGCCGCCTTTTACGCGGCCACGGTGACAGCCATCCGGCGCCTATCGCCGGCAACCCGTATCGAACTGCTTGTCCCCGACTTTCAGGGGAGCCGGTCAAGCATCGCCCGAATCGGTGATGCCGGGCCGGACGTGATCGGCCACAACCTGGAGACAGTGCCGCGGCTTTATGCCATCCGCCCAGGGTCCAGTTACCGGCGCTCGCTGGAGGTTTTAACCACCGCCAAGGAGTTGGCTCCGGCAACTCCCACGAAATCGGGATTGATGCTCGGCCTGGGGGAGCGCCTTGACGAGGTGCGAGGGGCGCTGGCGGACCTGAAGGAGGCAGGTTGCTCGTACATCAGCCTGGGGCAGTACTTGGCGCCGAGCCGGCGGCACCCGCCGGTGGTGGACTTCATCTCCCCCGAGACATTCGGTAACTTGAGGAGAGAAGCGCTCCAGCTGGGTTTTGCGCACGTGGAGAGCGGGCCGTACGTTCGCAGCTCCTATCACGCGTCCGACTACGCCATCGGGGATCGCTGA
- a CDS encoding lipoate--protein ligase family protein, translated as MAIDEALLDSFDPGRSTPVLRLYGWNPPALSFGRFQDAGKVLDLERCRADGVTVVQRITGGGVIYHADELTYAIVCAPQHLPRETTIKESFRFLTGFLLVFYRELGLPAMYAADVQADRSRPGKRTPYCFAGRESYDILIDGRKIGGNAQRRLRHAVFQHGSIPLLDRVATGIGFLRERPAGLDRSVADLAMLGVNIPEEVLKKRLSAAFAGALGGTLVPSELNAAERERAACLTSGKYAADNRSRNGMEA; from the coding sequence ATGGCGATCGACGAGGCGCTGCTGGACTCTTTCGACCCCGGGCGATCGACGCCGGTGCTCCGCCTTTATGGCTGGAATCCGCCGGCGCTGTCGTTTGGGCGCTTCCAGGATGCCGGGAAGGTACTTGACCTGGAGCGCTGCCGGGCGGACGGCGTAACGGTGGTCCAGCGGATCACCGGCGGCGGTGTGATCTATCACGCCGATGAACTGACCTACGCCATCGTCTGCGCTCCGCAGCATCTCCCCAGAGAAACAACCATCAAGGAGTCGTTCCGGTTTCTGACCGGTTTCCTGCTGGTTTTCTACCGGGAGCTGGGACTTCCTGCGATGTATGCTGCCGACGTGCAGGCGGATAGGTCGAGGCCGGGCAAGCGGACTCCATACTGCTTCGCTGGCAGGGAGAGCTACGACATCCTGATCGATGGGCGGAAGATCGGCGGCAACGCCCAACGCCGGTTGAGACATGCGGTTTTTCAGCATGGTTCGATTCCTTTGCTGGACAGGGTGGCGACCGGGATCGGCTTCCTGCGCGAACGACCTGCCGGCCTCGACCGTTCGGTGGCCGATCTGGCGATGCTGGGGGTGAACATCCCGGAGGAAGTTTTGAAGAAACGGCTCTCTGCGGCCTTTGCCGGGGCGCTCGGAGGTACCCTGGTTCCGTCGGAACTGAACGCCGCTGAGCGGGAACGAGCAGCATGTCTGACAAGCGGCAAGTACGCCGCCGACAACCGGAGCCGGAACGGGATGGAGGCATGA
- the gcvPB gene encoding aminomethyl-transferring glycine dehydrogenase subunit GcvPB: protein MELIYEISVNGRRGVRLPASDVPAATPLPGELLRAEPAGLPELSELDVVRHFTQLSRRNIGVDTTFYPLGSCTMKYNPKAMEEAARLFLPFHPMIALLPGGEALAQGTLAVIHHMGELLEEITGMDAVTCQPLAGAHGEMTGIMLIAAYHKAKGNRKKYVIVPDSSHGTNPASAAMVGYQIITIPTAPYGDMDLDAFKAALNSEVAAVMMTCPNTLGLFNPHIKEICDLAHGVDALVYYDGANLNAILGQLRPGDVGFDVVHVNLHKTFGTPHGSGGPGSGPVGVKKALIPFLPMPQVVRGTNGHLTLLNDNPQSIGRTANFFGNFGVIARAYAYTLMLGREGLIDVSEKAVLNANYVMSRLKDLYDLPFDQTCMHECVFSASRQLQHDIHAIDIAKFLIDKGFHPPTVYFPMIVKEAIMIEPTETESKATLDAFVDAMREAAELAEKDPAALKRAPVTTPISRLDETKAAREQNVCFA, encoded by the coding sequence ATGGAATTGATTTACGAGATCTCGGTGAACGGCCGCCGCGGCGTCCGGCTGCCGGCCAGCGACGTGCCTGCCGCGACCCCGCTTCCGGGCGAGCTCCTGCGCGCCGAGCCCGCCGGACTTCCCGAGCTTTCCGAGCTGGACGTCGTGCGCCACTTCACCCAGCTGTCCCGCCGCAACATCGGCGTGGACACCACGTTCTACCCGCTGGGTTCCTGCACCATGAAGTACAACCCCAAGGCGATGGAGGAGGCAGCGAGGCTTTTCCTGCCGTTCCATCCGATGATCGCACTGCTGCCGGGGGGCGAAGCCCTCGCCCAAGGCACGCTGGCGGTCATCCACCACATGGGAGAGCTGCTCGAAGAGATCACCGGGATGGATGCGGTCACGTGTCAACCGCTGGCCGGGGCGCACGGCGAGATGACCGGCATCATGCTGATCGCCGCCTATCATAAGGCAAAGGGGAACAGGAAGAAGTACGTCATCGTCCCCGACTCTTCCCATGGCACCAACCCCGCCTCCGCCGCCATGGTCGGCTACCAGATCATCACCATACCGACCGCCCCTTACGGAGACATGGACCTGGATGCCTTCAAGGCCGCGCTGAACAGCGAGGTGGCGGCGGTGATGATGACCTGCCCGAACACCCTTGGCCTCTTCAACCCGCACATCAAGGAGATCTGCGACCTGGCGCATGGCGTGGACGCCCTCGTCTATTATGATGGCGCCAATCTGAACGCCATCCTCGGCCAACTGCGGCCGGGCGACGTCGGGTTCGACGTGGTCCATGTCAACCTGCACAAGACCTTCGGCACCCCGCATGGAAGCGGCGGCCCCGGGAGCGGCCCGGTGGGGGTGAAAAAGGCCCTCATCCCCTTCCTGCCGATGCCGCAAGTCGTACGGGGGACGAACGGCCACCTTACGCTTTTGAACGACAATCCCCAAAGCATCGGTCGAACCGCCAACTTCTTCGGCAACTTCGGGGTGATCGCAAGGGCGTACGCCTACACGCTGATGCTTGGGCGCGAGGGGTTGATCGATGTGAGCGAGAAGGCGGTGTTGAACGCCAACTACGTGATGAGCCGGCTGAAGGACCTGTACGACCTCCCCTTCGACCAGACCTGCATGCACGAATGCGTCTTCTCGGCCAGCCGCCAGCTGCAGCACGACATTCATGCGATCGACATCGCAAAATTCCTGATCGACAAGGGGTTCCACCCGCCGACGGTCTACTTCCCGATGATCGTAAAGGAAGCGATCATGATCGAGCCGACCGAGACAGAGAGCAAGGCGACGCTGGATGCCTTCGTCGACGCCATGCGCGAGGCGGCGGAACTCGCCGAAAAGGATCCCGCCGCGCTCAAGCGGGCGCCTGTGACGACTCCGATCTCGCGACTCGACGAGACCAAGGCCGCGCGGGAGCAGAACGTCTGTTTCGCCTGA
- the gcvPA gene encoding aminomethyl-transferring glycine dehydrogenase subunit GcvPA: MSFTPHTPEEIREMLAAIGVGSIGDLFHPIPKALRARSFDLPPGMSEFEMLARLHEMAAQNGRVVPFVGGGYYDHVIPAAVDHLAGRAEFYTAYTPYQPECSQGSLQALFEYQTVICRLTGLEASNASLYDGGTALAEAAMMALRITGRDRVILDGAVNPFHRAIVRTYLANLPVEIVELPPVNGMLDRQSLAGKLDDRCAAVIVQNPTFFGCVADYSDLAAQVHKRDALLISAVYAVSLGLLKSPGDMGVDIAVGDGQNLGNHLSFGGPAFGFIAAKKQYIRNMPGRIVGQTVDREGRRGFVLTLQAREQHIKRHKATSNICSNQSLCALRGLIFLASLGKRGLVELAQLNRDKAEYAKHALAAVRGVSIPFGAPTFNEFTIRLPKRADDVVASILKRGVAIGVPLGGYYPGEENSVVVTVTEKRTKGEIALLARELEGALWN, from the coding sequence ATGAGTTTCACGCCGCATACCCCTGAAGAGATCCGGGAGATGCTTGCCGCCATCGGCGTCGGGAGCATCGGCGACCTGTTCCACCCTATCCCGAAAGCGCTGCGGGCCCGATCCTTCGACCTCCCTCCCGGAATGTCGGAGTTCGAGATGTTGGCCCGGCTGCACGAGATGGCGGCGCAGAACGGCCGCGTCGTTCCGTTTGTCGGCGGCGGCTACTACGATCACGTAATCCCCGCGGCGGTGGACCACCTGGCCGGCCGTGCCGAGTTCTACACCGCCTATACCCCCTACCAGCCCGAATGCTCCCAGGGGTCCTTGCAGGCGCTCTTCGAGTACCAGACCGTCATCTGCCGTCTGACCGGCCTGGAAGCCTCCAACGCCTCCCTCTACGACGGCGGCACGGCCTTGGCCGAGGCGGCAATGATGGCGCTGCGGATCACCGGCCGGGATCGGGTGATCCTGGACGGCGCGGTCAACCCTTTCCATCGGGCGATCGTGCGGACCTACCTCGCCAACCTGCCGGTGGAGATCGTGGAACTTCCGCCGGTGAACGGGATGCTGGACCGGCAGAGCCTGGCCGGGAAGCTTGACGACCGCTGCGCCGCGGTGATCGTGCAGAACCCGACCTTTTTCGGCTGCGTGGCCGACTACAGCGACCTTGCGGCCCAGGTGCACAAGAGGGACGCGCTGCTGATATCGGCCGTGTACGCGGTATCTCTGGGGCTCCTCAAATCCCCGGGAGACATGGGCGTAGACATCGCCGTGGGCGACGGCCAGAACCTCGGGAACCACCTCTCCTTCGGCGGACCGGCCTTCGGCTTTATCGCCGCAAAGAAGCAGTACATCCGGAACATGCCCGGCCGGATCGTGGGCCAGACCGTCGACCGCGAAGGACGCCGCGGCTTCGTCCTGACGCTCCAGGCCCGCGAGCAGCACATCAAGCGCCACAAGGCGACCTCCAATATCTGCAGCAACCAGAGCCTCTGCGCCCTGCGCGGCCTGATCTTCCTGGCGAGCCTGGGGAAACGGGGGCTTGTGGAGCTGGCGCAACTCAACCGCGACAAGGCCGAATACGCCAAACACGCGCTGGCCGCGGTCCGGGGGGTGAGCATCCCCTTCGGCGCCCCGACCTTCAACGAATTCACCATCCGTCTCCCGAAGCGGGCCGACGACGTGGTCGCTTCGATCTTGAAACGGGGGGTCGCCATCGGCGTGCCGCTCGGCGGATACTACCCGGGGGAGGAGAACTCCGTGGTGGTGACCGTGACCGAGAAGCGGACCAAGGGTGAGATTGCCCTGCTGGCGCGGGAACTGGAGGGTGCGCTATGGAATTGA
- the gcvH gene encoding glycine cleavage system protein GcvH, whose protein sequence is MSKMYYTKEHEWVKIDGNIATVGISDYAAHQLGDITFVELPKLGKAVKQFEVLCAIESVKAASDIYAPVSGSVLSVNETLNTRPEIVNESPEESAWMATMKMTDPSEVAKLMSREQYDEYRKGL, encoded by the coding sequence ATGTCCAAAATGTACTACACCAAAGAACACGAATGGGTGAAGATCGACGGGAACATCGCCACGGTCGGGATCAGCGACTATGCGGCCCACCAGCTTGGGGACATCACCTTCGTGGAGCTTCCGAAGCTGGGGAAGGCGGTGAAGCAGTTCGAGGTGCTCTGCGCCATCGAGTCGGTGAAGGCGGCCAGCGACATCTACGCACCGGTCTCCGGCTCGGTGCTCTCGGTCAATGAGACGCTGAACACCCGGCCCGAGATCGTCAACGAATCTCCGGAGGAATCCGCCTGGATGGCCACCATGAAGATGACCGACCCTTCCGAGGTGGCGAAGCTGATGAGCAGGGAACAATACGACGAATATCGGAAAGGGCTCTGA
- the gcvT gene encoding glycine cleavage system aminomethyltransferase GcvT, translating into MELLRETPLIGRHREQKALLAPFGGWNMPIQYEGGILAEHRWCREKAALFDVCHMGEFLYRGDIVDGGLEDVFTFSVASIPEGRSRYGFLLNEHGGVIDDLIVFRLAKDEVMIVVNAGTAGNDFGVIRSRLKAGATQFSDISSATGKLDPQGPLSRDVVADLLGRNIPSIPYFRFITTDVLGSKAIVSRTGYTGELGYEIFLPAEKTVELWDKLLKDPRMKPAGLGARDLLRLEVGYSLYGNDLDETITPLEAGLEAFVNFDSEFIGKDALLRQRATGLKRSKVSFRVGSRRSPRHHYEIWSGDRKVGITTSGGFAPMLGCGIGLGLVSPEAAAMETELTIRHENVSMPATVCELPFYRGGSVRK; encoded by the coding sequence ATGGAGCTGCTCAGGGAAACTCCCCTCATTGGCAGGCACCGGGAACAGAAGGCTCTCCTTGCCCCCTTCGGTGGCTGGAACATGCCGATCCAGTATGAGGGGGGGATCCTCGCCGAACACCGCTGGTGCAGAGAGAAGGCCGCCCTCTTCGACGTATGCCACATGGGAGAGTTCCTCTACCGTGGCGACATCGTCGACGGCGGCCTTGAAGACGTCTTCACCTTCTCCGTCGCCTCCATCCCGGAGGGGCGGTCCCGCTACGGCTTCCTCCTCAACGAACATGGCGGGGTCATCGACGACCTGATCGTCTTCCGCCTGGCCAAGGACGAGGTGATGATTGTGGTCAATGCCGGAACCGCCGGCAACGACTTCGGCGTCATCCGCTCGCGCCTCAAGGCAGGGGCGACGCAATTCAGCGACATCTCCTCCGCAACTGGCAAGCTGGACCCCCAGGGGCCGTTATCCAGGGATGTCGTGGCCGATCTGCTCGGTCGGAACATTCCCTCCATACCGTATTTCCGCTTCATCACCACGGACGTCCTCGGCAGCAAGGCGATCGTCAGCCGCACCGGCTACACGGGCGAACTCGGCTATGAGATCTTCCTCCCCGCGGAGAAAACGGTCGAATTGTGGGACAAACTGCTGAAAGATCCTCGCATGAAACCGGCAGGCCTGGGAGCGCGAGACCTCCTCCGCCTCGAGGTGGGGTACAGCCTCTACGGAAACGACCTCGACGAGACGATCACCCCGCTGGAAGCCGGCCTGGAGGCGTTCGTCAACTTCGATTCGGAGTTCATCGGCAAGGACGCCCTCTTGAGGCAACGGGCAACGGGACTCAAACGATCCAAGGTTTCCTTCCGGGTAGGCTCCCGCCGCTCTCCTCGCCATCACTACGAGATCTGGAGCGGCGACAGGAAAGTCGGCATCACGACCAGCGGCGGCTTCGCCCCGATGCTCGGCTGCGGGATCGGGCTCGGCCTGGTTTCTCCGGAGGCCGCGGCGATGGAGACGGAACTCACCATCCGCCACGAAAACGTCAGCATGCCGGCGACGGTCTGCGAATTGCCATTTTACAGGGGTGGTTCGGTCCGCAAGTAG
- a CDS encoding apolipoprotein A1/A4/E family protein, which yields MIKVKSFTTQLKIFHTRHELDELDTEVGDFIASRGIRKVISISDSATTGNSGETIGLIRVLAYEEPLAGSREHYQAQIESTLNEWGEEIEKIRKKADKVGADARGKYREQIEDLRARQETARKKLEDLKRAGGEAWEDLRSGADAALDELKKGVEGAVAKLKKG from the coding sequence ATGATCAAGGTGAAATCCTTCACAACCCAGCTCAAGATTTTTCATACACGTCACGAACTGGACGAACTGGACACGGAGGTCGGCGATTTCATCGCATCGCGCGGGATCCGGAAAGTAATCTCCATCAGCGATTCCGCCACGACGGGGAATTCGGGGGAAACGATCGGCCTGATCCGGGTGTTGGCATACGAGGAACCCCTGGCCGGATCCAGGGAACATTACCAGGCGCAAATCGAATCCACGCTCAACGAATGGGGCGAAGAGATCGAAAAGATCCGAAAGAAGGCCGACAAGGTGGGCGCGGACGCCAGAGGAAAATACCGGGAGCAGATCGAAGACCTGCGCGCCAGGCAGGAAACGGCAAGGAAAAAACTTGAGGACCTGAAGAGGGCCGGCGGAGAGGCGTGGGAGGATCTTCGAAGCGGTGCGGATGCGGCACTCGACGAACTGAAAAAGGGTGTGGAAGGAGCCGTCGCCAAACTGAAAAAAGGCTGA
- a CDS encoding lyase codes for MKQRHLPVALIVLALAAGAGHSSAEEPSMREYPVPAGSHPHDVAPAPDGSVWYTAQNAGALGRLDPATGATRHIPLGPGSSPHGVIVGPDGAPWVTDSGRNAIIRVDPSTEKISVHPLPKGRGDANLNTAAFDGRGVLWFTGQSGVYGRLDPRSGRIDVFDAPRGRGPYGMAAAPDGTIYYASLAGNHVVRIDPTTGAATVIDPPTARQGARRVWADSKGRIWVSEWNTGKLGAYDPATGKWREWRLPGVSPQAYAVYVDEKDRIWVSDFGANALVRFDPERETFRTFPHASAGARVRQILGRKGEVWGAESGTDRLVVIRFP; via the coding sequence ATGAAACAACGACATCTGCCGGTGGCCCTCATCGTTCTGGCCTTGGCCGCCGGAGCGGGACACTCTTCGGCGGAAGAGCCCTCGATGCGGGAATATCCCGTCCCGGCGGGCTCCCATCCACACGACGTAGCTCCTGCGCCGGACGGAAGCGTCTGGTACACGGCCCAGAACGCCGGAGCGCTGGGCCGCCTCGATCCCGCCACGGGGGCGACGCGCCACATCCCCCTGGGACCGGGATCGAGTCCCCACGGCGTGATCGTCGGCCCGGACGGAGCCCCATGGGTCACGGACAGCGGACGGAACGCGATCATCCGCGTGGATCCCTCCACGGAGAAGATCTCGGTTCATCCCCTCCCGAAGGGGCGCGGTGACGCCAACCTCAACACGGCCGCCTTCGATGGACGCGGGGTCCTCTGGTTCACTGGACAAAGCGGCGTCTACGGACGCCTTGATCCGCGGTCCGGGCGGATCGATGTCTTCGATGCTCCTCGAGGCCGGGGGCCCTACGGCATGGCGGCCGCCCCCGACGGGACCATCTACTACGCCTCCCTCGCAGGGAACCACGTGGTCAGGATCGACCCGACGACGGGGGCCGCAACGGTGATCGATCCTCCCACCGCACGGCAGGGAGCCCGCCGCGTCTGGGCCGATTCGAAGGGGCGGATCTGGGTGAGCGAGTGGAACACCGGAAAGCTCGGGGCCTACGACCCCGCAACCGGGAAGTGGCGGGAATGGCGTCTTCCGGGGGTATCGCCCCAAGCCTACGCCGTCTACGTGGACGAGAAAGACCGGATATGGGTGAGCGACTTCGGGGCAAACGCCCTCGTCCGATTCGACCCGGAAAGGGAGACGTTCCGGACCTTCCCGCACGCGTCCGCGGGGGCTCGCGTCCGCCAGATCCTTGGCCGCAAGGGGGAGGTCTGGGGCGCCGAATCGGGCACCGACCGCCTCGTGGTGATCCGTTTCCCGTAA
- a CDS encoding CAP domain-containing protein translates to MKAFFQGKTSLYRYLTVLTVVSLLLLPACGGGGSGDGNVTDTDSSVIPPQGGNDPDPGVADVRDAFLAAVNQARSVNQICGATPYSPAAPVSWSDNLALAAYLHSEDMALNNFFSHTGSDGSSAGQRISRQGYPWRTYGENIAVGYPTVSSVIQGWLGSEGHCRNLMDPDFTEIGAGYAIGPFGGNPAARYWTFDLADR, encoded by the coding sequence ATGAAGGCGTTTTTCCAAGGAAAAACATCGCTTTACCGGTACCTGACCGTCTTGACGGTAGTTTCGCTCCTGCTCCTGCCCGCGTGCGGGGGTGGGGGGAGCGGGGACGGAAATGTAACCGACACGGACAGTTCCGTAATCCCTCCGCAAGGCGGGAACGATCCCGATCCGGGTGTCGCCGACGTCCGGGACGCGTTCCTCGCCGCCGTCAACCAGGCCCGGTCCGTCAACCAGATCTGCGGGGCTACTCCCTACAGCCCTGCCGCGCCGGTCTCATGGTCCGATAACCTCGCATTGGCCGCCTACCTTCATTCCGAGGACATGGCGCTGAACAACTTCTTCAGCCACACGGGGTCGGACGGCAGCTCGGCGGGCCAGCGGATTTCGCGACAAGGGTACCCGTGGAGGACGTACGGGGAGAATATCGCCGTCGGGTACCCGACGGTCTCCTCCGTCATCCAGGGATGGCTCGGAAGCGAGGGGCACTGCCGGAACCTCATGGACCCGGACTTCACCGAGATCGGCGCGGGATACGCGATCGGCCCGTTCGGTGGGAACCCGGCCGCCCGCTATTGGACGTTCGACCTGGCCGACCGGTAA